TGCTGATATCGTGGTCATCTCCTCGCCCCGGAAAATAGCCATCATGGAAAATGTTGAAGAGGAAAAAACGCTGGATGAAATCGCCGCAAAACTGGACCATATCGATCTGATCATCACCGAAGGCTACAAAAGGCAAGATAAACCCAAAATAGAGGTTTTCCGCTCGGTTATATCCGATACGCTTCTCTGCGAAAAGGAAGAGCTGTTTGCTGTCGTTACCGATCAGCCATTGGGCATCGGGGTGCCGGAATTTGATGCGGACGACAGCGTGGGCATCGTCGATCTGATCGAGAAATTGTTCCTGAAAAAAGGGTAGCAGGATTCACGCCGGAAAGACCCCGCCCGATTTGGCATATCCCGCACCGGGCAAGAAGGGCCGTTGCCGCTATCTTTCAAACGAGGAAGCAGCAACGGGGTGCCCTTCAAACATGTTTCATTCCGATGACGCATCACATGGGCCTCTCAACCGCATCTACTTGCTTGATGGAGACAGGTACATGCCGTTCCTTCTTGAACTGCCTGGTTGCCCATCTGGCCAGAAGTGGCCTTTCTATCTTGGAGTTATGGCGGGGATCAAGGGGCAGGCGAGATTTGAACAACAGGTAACGTATGCAAGAGGTTACATCGTTTCTGGCAGCCATGGCAAGAAGTTCCTTGCGGAGGGCATCGAGATTGGCTGATCGATACTCGGGTTTCAATTCAATACAGATCACGGGTATCTGTCCACCCTTCCCCGGTACGCCCACCAGCCCGCTACGCTTCACCTTGGGATGCGTGTCAAAAACCGCCTCGCAGGTCAAGGGGAAAACGGGTCCATCCGCGGTTTTGACCCGATGGCCTACACGGCCACAAACCCACAGGCGGCCTTTTTCATCGATGTAGCCGGTATCGCCAAGGCGATGCCAGAATCCGCCGTCTTTGTCCTGTACCTTGTTTTTCAAGGTGCTCTCGTCCTCGTTGTAGTAGGAAGGGCTGATATGTTTACCCCGAACCAGTATCTCACCGATTTTTCCCACATCCAGCACCTCGGCTTGATCCATGGTTTCTATCACTCCGTCGACGATGGAAACGATACGCAATTCGACCCCGGGAAGTGGGCGCCCCACACAGACACCGCTCCCCTGGTCTGTTTTACTCCAGGTTTCCGCCAGGGTTTCCCTGGCACCCATTTCTGTTGAAGGCATTGCTTCGGTTGCACCGTAATTGGAAAACACCTCTCCCGCGGGATCCATCATTTCAAGTAGCAATTTTTCCACATGGCCCTTGATGATATCCCCGGCGCCGACCACATGTTTCAGTGATGGCGTTTTGATACCGTTTTTTAGTGCATAGCGTCCCATATTTTCAAGAAGGACCGGGGAACCGAACATTGACTTGACACCACAATCATTGATCACCTCGACAAGAGCCCGGGGGTCGACATCTGCCGGCCCCTGGCGCACGAAGTTGATCGGGGGAACGACCATGGTACCGCCGGCACTGATGGGAATGAACAGAAATGCCGGGAAAACAGCAAAATCCACGGGGATTTCCTTCTCCAGGTCAAAACGCCAGCTGTAGTGAGCACCCCGGAATAGATCACAGAAGGTTCTCTGCAGGTAAAGCGTCGGTTTGGCCGGCCCCGTGCTGCCGGTAGTATAGAGAATGGCTACGGGGTCGTCGGGACTCACCGCCGGAGGCGCGGGATTTACCGGGGCTTTCCGACGCAACGATTCGACCGTATGCGCTCCCGGAAAACCTGGCTTGCCGGTAACAACCAGCTTGCGCAGTGAACGTGGTCCCCAGCCGAAGACAATCCGGCCCAGATGTGCTATGGGGAGGCCGAAAAAGGCCTCTATGCCAACCCTTCCCAGGCGCTCCGCGATGTTAAAATACCCCACACCGGTATCGATCCATACCGTCATGGCTCCCACACGGGTCAGGGCCACCCCCATCACACAGGCCTCATAGCTTGGAGGGGCCATGAACACGATACGTGTCCTCTCGGCAATACCCATTTCCCGAAGACCCGGGGCCACAGCTTCAGCATCGGCAGAGAGTTCCCTGTATGTGTAACGTTTGTAACGGCGCTTTCCCCGGGAATCACGACCATCCAGATCGATGACGGCAATGCGTTCCGGATCTTTTCGAGCTACATCAAGTACGATTTCAGCAAGATTGAAGATGTCGTCCGGAAATACCTTCATGACAATACCTCCCCATCGTTTGATGTTCTTTGTGTACCGGGATCAGCACAGCTGACCAAAAAATCCTTGATTATACCGGCAACCTGCTCGGGCTTTTCCAACATGGGCAGATGCCCGCATCCTTTGAGCCATTCTTCCCGTTGCGGTAGAAGTGTTTTATTCAATTTCCGACCGGCTCTTGGTGACAGCACTTTGTTCTGCAACCCCCAGACCGTACATACTGGTGGAAAATCGCGGCCTGGCTCAAGATGATCGAGGAACGAGAAGTTCATCAAATCATCAAAAACCCCTATGAGTGAATCCATCTGGCCATCGCTGGTAAAGCAAGCGCATAGCTCCGGTGTTTTATGTATTTTCCGGGATTTCCCGCAGGTTCCTGTCTGAAAATTAACGACCTGTGCCGCCAGCCAGTTATTCAACCTGACTTTTCTTAGAATGCTGTAAATCATCCTGGCAAACGAAGGCACTATTTTCCGCATGCGCAGCAATGGCCCCATATAGCCGGCCAGGAACGTGGCCTCGGTAAGGGGGTTTATCAATACGATACCCCGCACTTTTTCCGGGTAACGCAAGGCAAATCCAAGAGACATGGAGCTGCCCATGCAGTTTCCAACGAGATTGACCGGTGCCAGTTCATGCTCATCGATGAATGCGGCAAGAAAATCGATATAATTATTCAGGGTATAGCCTGTACCCGGTTTGGCTGATGCCCCATACCCCAGCAAATCGAATGCAAACATTTCATAGTCCCCGGAGAGCCAGGGCATGACCTCGCTCCATATGAAATGAGAAGAACCACCATTGTGAAGCAAGATCAGTGGCTCCCCCCCGCCCATATGCTCATAACTGATCGGCCATCCATTGTAATAAAAGGTATCCAATAGCTATACACCTGCCTCCGTGCCCCTGTTCCCAATATTAGTACTATTCTATAAATTTTGATATTATCCTTTATATTTTTCATTTTTTTCCTTTGGGCAGATCGGGGAATAAACAGTTTTTTTGAAATCGGCACGATCGGTTTCCGAAACGAAACAGTTTTGAGGCGAAATTTCAGCACCGGCAAGCAGTATGGCATCCGGTATCACACGGAAAGATACCCGGGTAGCGGGAACAGTCATGATATCACTTTTTTTAATTTGAAAATCGCCGCAAGCGGCCACCGGCAACCGCGTACGGCGATTTTTTCAACTGCATTGTTATTTCAAGAATTGCCGAACCTATACAATCCCCCTTATCTTCATCGCTTCATAGATGCGTTTGATGGCGATCATGTACGCGGCTTCTTTCATCGTCGTTTTGCAACCTTCCCCCAACTTGTAAACATTCTCGAAAGCTTTGGCCATGATGCATTCCAACTTTGTATTGACCTCTTCTTCATCCCAGTAGAAATTGCTCAGGTTCTGTACCCATTCAAAATAAGAAACGATTACACCCCCGGAATTGGCCAGAATATCGGGTATCACGGTTATATTTCTTCCGGATAATATTTCATCGGCTTCGGGGACAGTCGGCCCGTTGGCGGCCTCGACAATTACCCTGGCATTGGTAATTTCAGCGACCTTCTCGTTGATGCTACCTTGCATGGCAGCGGGTATCAATATATCGATGTCTTTCAAAGCCCAGAATTGCTCCATGCTGATCATTTCTGCATCGGGAAAATTGGCAATGGTACCCTCGCGTTCCCTGTATAGATACAGTTCGGAAATGTCGATACCGTTGCTGTTGTGTAAAGCGAAAGTGCCGATTTCTTTATCCCATTCGGCAACAGCGGTTACGGAAACACCACATTCATGACAGTTCAGGGCCGCATGGCTTCCGACATTTCCAAATCCCTGAACGGCAACCCTCGCTTTTTGAATATCCTTTCCAAGGATTTCGCATACTTTTCTGGTGATTATGGATACTCCAAAGCCTGTCGCCTGGTTTCTGCCGAGGGAACCTCCCATATAGACCGGTTTGCCGGTAACAATACCGGGGACATTGTAACCCTTGATCTTGCTGAATTCGTCCATGATCCAGGCCATGACCTGGGGATTGGTGGCCACATCCGGAGCCGGGATGTCCCTATGAGGCCCGATGAAATCACCGATTTTCCTCACGTAACTGCGGGTGAGCCTCTCCAGTTCCCCGGAAGACAATTCAGTCGGATCAC
Above is a genomic segment from Bacillota bacterium containing:
- a CDS encoding AMP-binding protein; translated protein: MKVFPDDIFNLAEIVLDVARKDPERIAVIDLDGRDSRGKRRYKRYTYRELSADAEAVAPGLREMGIAERTRIVFMAPPSYEACVMGVALTRVGAMTVWIDTGVGYFNIAERLGRVGIEAFFGLPIAHLGRIVFGWGPRSLRKLVVTGKPGFPGAHTVESLRRKAPVNPAPPAVSPDDPVAILYTTGSTGPAKPTLYLQRTFCDLFRGAHYSWRFDLEKEIPVDFAVFPAFLFIPISAGGTMVVPPINFVRQGPADVDPRALVEVINDCGVKSMFGSPVLLENMGRYALKNGIKTPSLKHVVGAGDIIKGHVEKLLLEMMDPAGEVFSNYGATEAMPSTEMGARETLAETWSKTDQGSGVCVGRPLPGVELRIVSIVDGVIETMDQAEVLDVGKIGEILVRGKHISPSYYNEDESTLKNKVQDKDGGFWHRLGDTGYIDEKGRLWVCGRVGHRVKTADGPVFPLTCEAVFDTHPKVKRSGLVGVPGKGGQIPVICIELKPEYRSANLDALRKELLAMAARNDVTSCIRYLLFKSRLPLDPRHNSKIERPLLARWATRQFKKERHVPVSIKQVDAVERPM
- the mobB gene encoding molybdopterin-guanine dinucleotide biosynthesis protein B; this encodes MIPIISVVGKSNVGKTTLLVKLLPELKKRGYRIATVKHDVHGFSIDQPGKDTWKHAQAGADIVVISSPRKIAIMENVEEEKTLDEIAAKLDHIDLIITEGYKRQDKPKIEVFRSVISDTLLCEKEELFAVVTDQPLGIGVPEFDADDSVGIVDLIEKLFLKKG
- a CDS encoding alpha/beta hydrolase, whose translation is MDTFYYNGWPISYEHMGGGEPLILLHNGGSSHFIWSEVMPWLSGDYEMFAFDLLGYGASAKPGTGYTLNNYIDFLAAFIDEHELAPVNLVGNCMGSSMSLGFALRYPEKVRGIVLINPLTEATFLAGYMGPLLRMRKIVPSFARMIYSILRKVRLNNWLAAQVVNFQTGTCGKSRKIHKTPELCACFTSDGQMDSLIGVFDDLMNFSFLDHLEPGRDFPPVCTVWGLQNKVLSPRAGRKLNKTLLPQREEWLKGCGHLPMLEKPEQVAGIIKDFLVSCADPGTQRTSNDGEVLS
- a CDS encoding Glu/Leu/Phe/Val dehydrogenase — its product is MQCDENPFLSVQNKIKEICDKLGLGESVYELLKEPERILTVSVPVRMDDGKTRTFIGYRAQHNTVMGPAKGGIRYHPDVSLDEIKALATWMTFKCAVACIPYGGGKGGISCDPTELSSGELERLTRSYVRKIGDFIGPHRDIPAPDVATNPQVMAWIMDEFSKIKGYNVPGIVTGKPVYMGGSLGRNQATGFGVSIITRKVCEILGKDIQKARVAVQGFGNVGSHAALNCHECGVSVTAVAEWDKEIGTFALHNSNGIDISELYLYREREGTIANFPDAEMISMEQFWALKDIDILIPAAMQGSINEKVAEITNARVIVEAANGPTVPEADEILSGRNITVIPDILANSGGVIVSYFEWVQNLSNFYWDEEEVNTKLECIMAKAFENVYKLGEGCKTTMKEAAYMIAIKRIYEAMKIRGIV